The segment GGAAGTTTGACTGTAAGGGATTTACTGTGCCAAAAAGTGACCAAAGTGCATTTCACATTACCAAGAGATtcgagatttaatttaaaaaaaagcatttttcagcACATTCTGTATGTTCAGGAATAGAACCGTAAAGAAAGAGTCCCTTCAAGACATTTCTCACACAGCATTTCCATATGTTTGTCAAAAAACTGATGTTCTTGTTTCTAGTTGAGTCTTTCACTACTGTGGAGCATTCTCAATTTGGAATTCCAGTACAGTTTGCACAAGTATTTATAAATCCTTCAGATTTGTTTGTACTCTGTCTTCTAAAAAGTTTTGACATTATACATACCCTGGGTTCAATAGCATAACCAACTTTTCTTATGCTACCATCTttttacagatttaaagaaaactgttGCATTATGAATTGAAATAATCGTCATTTAGCCAccaaaaaagctttttttttttttaaatactttgaaaAATTAAAGCATGTGACGAAGCTGGAGAATTTACTGGCATTTGTTAAGAGGCATTGTTATGGAATAAGAAATCTGACTAACCAAGGCTGTAACCATGTAGGAATTCAGTCTTGCAACATAGGTCAGGACTTCGACTTATACACAGGGCTCCTTTCAAATGTTTTCTACCACCACATAGAAACTTGTCAAACAAGTAAAATCTCTCATATGAAATGCTTCACTTGTCTCATTCCCTCCTTGAATCTATTTTCATATCTATGCAAGGGAGATTAATATACTGTATTTCATCAGCTCTGTGAAAATGTATTATTAGCATTCGAAACCTTTGCTCTTTTATTACTTTGGGTAATACTAATTTCCAAAATTACTAAAGACACAAGGACAACTGTTTTGGATAGATCTAAttacattattttacatttaattcttattttaaaaCATCCTCAATCTTACTGTAATGAAAAAAGTatattttgttttcctaaaaATAATTTACTGTAACTTAACTTAGCCATCATATTGAAGTGTACATGAATAAAAAGAGTTAAAAATCTGGTCTCTTTATCCTGAAAAAAAATGGTATTTCAATGTAGATTCAGCTTGATACTTACAATTTGCTGCTTTTTCTATATTCCTATTAGCATCACTGATTCCTTTTTGTATCTCATCTAGCCAGAGAACTGCTGACTCATCATGAGATTCCTGGGAGAGAGGAATAGAGAAATATTTATACATAAAATACAATTAGTCAAACTCAGTCTGAAAACACACATTATTAAAGCTTCATTAGATAGAAAGCCTCTCTGAAAGTCTGAGGACACTAAACCTAATCTGACTGTATTGAACCTAGCAacgaacaaattaaaaaaaaaatcacagaaaaaagatgcatccgatgaagtgagctgtagctcacgaaagcttatgctcaaataaattggttagttgctaaggtgccacaagtcctccttttctttttatagaaaaaaGCTAAAGTTTAGATAACATACTTTTCTTCAGCACAGTAAGTATATGTTCACCAAAATGCAAAATTCCATTTAACATGTGAAAGTTTGGATAGTAGTTTTATTCTACTGAAGACAGACCTAGATTTCTGAACAGAGTTAATTGAGTGACAATTCAGTTTCCATAATTCACCAGTAAACAGAGGAACAGGCGCATTCAGTAAGACCATCAGACAGCAATAGGATTCCTCAAGGACATGGCATCAATCCAATAGAAGGTTACAAACAGTTAACTTTTCTTTCAAAGCTCTTCATTGGAAATCATACATATGTACAGACAagtaaaaagacaaaaatatcagTATGAACTTTCACACAGAAAGAGCTCAGATTTACTAATGCGAAGATTGCTTTAAATTCCTGAATTTTTTGAAACATGAAGTACATACCAGGGCAGGCGTTATTTTTATAACTACAGACTATCTAATTCTACCTCATACGCAAGacaagccaaattttcaaaaacagcttATTTTGTGTGCTTCAAATTTGCAGTCCGAACTTAGGCATTTGGaggtttaagtgcctaaatatacAGACAAACTGAAGTAAATAACTGCAGGCATGATTTAACATGCAGAATTGTGAGCACAAAAGAAGAGACCCTAGTAATGTCAGACTgaagttaagctcagttaaggtGTTTCTAGTGCATTCATCACTTAAGTAACTGTACACCAGAAATCTGggattttgtttttccccccgcAATCTCAAAGAATGGCACAATTTATAGCACACAAGTCTTAAATTAATGCCTGGGATATCAGAGAAGTAGTAAAGCCAGAGGACACTACTGCCAAAACCAACTTAAAAGTGCTAGATGCTATTGCAGGGAAGACTGATTTAGGAGGTACTTAAATGGTCTTATTCAGTGTTCAGGAATCAAAGTCCACACCCATTAACAACTAACTGGAAAGCAATGTTACAGTGTCAGCAGTTGGTTTGGAGGACAGTCAACCTCTCACTGCAGAAGTAAATTGCTTCCATTGCTCAATGAAGATACAAATGGTAACTGctaataaaaaaattgaaaattttcatgtaACACAGGGAGACTTTCCATAGAGAAACACAAAAGCACGAGTTACATTAGGTTATGAAACCCATAAATGTCACTTTAGCAAAGACATAAAATTGTACAAATATATGCCTATAAAAAATGAAAGTGAGGAAAATGTCACATAGGGATGGAATGCTAAGATAGTCTATTGAGTGGTGAATCAGTTTGACGGTGGATCTcagtgttttaatttattttatttcaagccAAAACCCAAATGAATCTGTACTTTGCGAATGTAACGGTAATGAGAGGAGAGAGGATGTGTAAAAGCTCTTTCATTAGAAAAGTGGAACAGATATTTGTGTGGTAAGTGTGACAAGAATGTAACTATCCATGAACACATGAATGTTTTTGCATTGGCATTTACACATGAATTTTCTTATAGTAAACTGCATTTGATTCCAATTATAACAGTGGGGAAGAGTACAAACTGATGCAGAAAAAGCATTTGTGAACACAATTTGCATTTCAGGTCACTTTTCCCACCATTTTTGAGCCTTAAACAGCAGGAACAAAAAGTCAACTCCTTTTCTTAAGTTAgtgtaatttttctctctccttccttctcctccccaagTTTGCTATGAGGATTTACAGAGGAAACACCTGTAAGCTTGCAGAACACTTTACTGCTTGCTTATTTTCTTATAAAAAAACTACAATACAACAGTCTCACATTAGTCTCACAATATTTTAATTCTGGCATCAGGTTCAAAGATCTTCCATCCAAACAATAAACTTTTTAATTAAACTCAAAATACACTTCACTTCCCAAACTGTCAAGTTAGGCACAAGCTATGCAGGAGGACAAAAATTTCAGAACAGAAATGCCTTACAAATATGATCGGAATCAATTATACCTCACACTCATTGTGAGGTGTATGTTGCAGCTATTACAAATCAAAATTACTTTGTTCAGAGTATTATTAAAGGGTGAGTCAGTACTAAGAGTCACTAAACTTCAGCTGGAACCTCGGGATTGGGGAGGGAGGCATGGAATATTTTAACTCCCCAGGATCTCAGATTTTTTCAGAATTATTATAATGCTGGTAAGCATACGGCTCCTGGGCCAGGTAATAATTTGTTATTCTAATCTTACCAGTAAGTTAGAAGCCAGCCAATGTTGCTAAGACATTTTGAAGTTGTCTGCTGGAAGCTAGTCACTCATCATGTGACACAtaggaaactttaaaaaataatttgtgtaAAGTTTCCTAAAGATGTAGACTGGTCAGGGACAGGAACTGTTTAAACAAAGCAGATGGGACAGGACAGACAGCCTACAGACCACTGTCAATTGGTAACTGATAGGCAGATGACAAGATAGAGCAGAACCCAGCTAGTCTGTGTGAAACATGGTTGTATCATTGTTACCTcatcctcccttccccatccctgccaACACCATGCATTTGTTTCCTCTTGTAATTAACCAAGTTTGTAAGCCTTTAGGAGATCGACTTTCTTTTTACTACATCTCTGTACATATTAGCTCAACAGGGGTCTGATCTTTGATTGGGGACTCCAGGTGTCAAACACTTTGTGAATATTCTAAGCAGAAATATTTTCTTCTGAATATTTTTATGTACAAATTCCAACAAAGTACAGaaagaccttaaaaaaaaaaaacaaaaaaaacaactacCCCTCTTCATGCTCATGGTAAATTAGGAGTTAAATTACAGAAGTTAAAGTAATTTAATCTCTTCCGTATCAGCCAGAGGTTGAAACTGAGTCATGTATATTTACACATTCAGATGTCACACCCTATTGCTGTActagagaaagaacaaactagtTAGTTACTATAGATCCTGTACACACAGAATGCTTCTGGATGGCAGACGTAAAACTCCAAGGTCTTTCACGCAAAAATGTGGATTTAAAAACCTTTTCAACTGAATTAAAGAGGCTTTATTTTTCCAACTGGATTTAACTTGCAACAATGAAAACATTGGTCTTAATTATAACTGGATTACTGTCTCTGTCCTCAAGTCTACAGCAAAGAGGTAAGCCCTCTGGTTCTAGTTGTATTTTATATTATCTGTATATTTCAGTGGTACCATGAGCATTGCGCTTATCTTTTAGATGCTTTTGTCAGCTACAGGTACCCTCAGCAGGCTGATGCACCACATCAGCTGAGGCAGATTTTGATTGCTCTATTTCTCCCCACAGTGGCCTTTGATAGTTTTGCTAATTGACAAACAAAAGGCAATTGTTTTTGTGTTTACTGAAATGTGATTTCCTACATAACGCACTTCCTCTACAGTACTTGTTCCTACAGTGATGTGACAGTACTGAATTTGTGGGATCACACCCTCTGCGTAGAAAGAGGGCATCATAAATACAGGATTAACACTTCCAAGAAGGTACCACTAGAAGGAAAAAACTCagttgatgggggggggggggggggaaatttgTATCCTAAATACCTAGGGAAAGTCACCATTCCAAAACATTGGGCCTAAATCAGAGTCTCACTGGAGACTCTGGGAAAAAcacaatgatttcagtgggagcagaactaGGCATTTTCTATGAAGATTAattgtttttgtatttatttatttaaaaaatgctgaCACCAGTCTCTTTAAAGGGCAGCCATGCCCAGAGATGTGACTAAAAATAGCACAGTCTTACTCAAATCTGCTACCTATGCACACTCTATCATGGCTGCCCATTCTAACCGTCTGCAATGCCTCGACCTATGTGATATTTCCTGTATATTTTTTTTATCCAGAAGAAATTAGTTATGTCACGTTAGGACAAAGACTAGGATTCAAAGATTCAGACAGGACTGCTCTACATCTTACAGTTTGTTCAGAATTCTGGAGCTAGGATTCTAATTATACCAATAGCAAAAACTTTATTACAGCTACATGATTCAAGTGAAAGATGTTATATAGGTACAAAGTAGGATTATTATTGTTTTGCACACTTTTGGTATTAGCACTTCTTTACAAAATTCTATGCTAAGCCTTATCAGGATTGCTGACATTAGGAGAAGAGGCTAAATATGCCCATTAATCTTTGTCTAAATAGTAAGAGAATATTTACTTTAGTGACATTTTCAGAGTTATCTGCAAAAGTGTAATGAATTGCAAGCAAGTAAATCAATAGCTACCATCATAGCACCTTtcacatacatattttttctttttcaaagcactttgcacagTAAGGATAACCACATGGTGGAACTGAAGCAGACAGATTTGCCAGCTGTAGAATCAGAAATAAAACACAGATGATCAGCTCCATTTTCAGTACTTAAGACTAAAGCTACCCTGCCCCATAACAATGGAGAGTAATAGCTATATCattcgtttcagagtagcattgCTTCTTCATGCTAACAGAAGGGAATCTGGTTTGCCTTCTGAGCCAAGAGGTAAAGAGCAGAGTagctagtttttttgttttgttttgttttaaagaaagggTGGGGACAAGCCTCTTAGGTGTTTGAATACCATATAAGGAAGATTTTGTATGTAAAGATAAAGGGCAAACATTTCTACGTATAGTTCTAATTTGAAAAATGggtatgtaaaaatggcaccatCTTATTCAACGTATTTGCCTTTTACATAGTCATATGTGCTTGCTTAAGTGACAAAAGTTTCTGTTTATTATTCCTGTTTGCACTGCTGAGCCAACAGTTCAGGGCATGCGAATCAACAATTATATTCCCTCTTTCTACATCAGCATGGTTAATCAATTTCAAGAAGTTACACCTGTGAAAATCCACTAGCAACATGAGGTTGCACAGATGTCATAAGCATAACTCTGTCATCAAAAAATGATGATTATTCTTAAAACAGAAAGACTGCAGCTTGCTCAAGTCCACCTGAGTATTCAGGGCTGAGAGtccatttataaataaaattatgagGGGTTTGCCATTCCACACGATACAGAAATTGGAGACAACACAGTaccccacaatgccatttttatagAATCATTCTTCAGATTAGAGCTGCACTAATTTCTCTCAGAAAAAAGGTATACATCATGACTCTGTCCAGAGTTTTATGTTTTATCTTACGTtttacttgttttctttttttaaatcttagatTCTAAACATGGTGAGAACAGCTCCACAAGTCAAGATGTGCCTGATATTAAGACCTTTCATGGAATGCCACAAGGGACTTACGATTATATTCCCCCTTCTGATATAGAAGGCTGGACAAAGACTGTTCATAACAAAGAACGCAAATGCTCTTCAGGGAAGTCAAATGGCTCAATTCTGAAAGTTAGCAATACCACAATGGAGTACCTTAGTAGTTCTTTGAGCACCAAACTAGTACCTGCAACATATATTCTTGTAGTTTTATTAGGTGTGCCATCAAATGCCATCACTCTGTGGATGCTGTTTTTCAGAATCAGATCTGTTTGTACTGCCATCTTCTATACAAATTTAGCCATATCAGATTTTCTATTCTGTATCATACTGCCATTCAAGATAGCATACCATCTCAATGGAAACAACTGGATATTTGGAGAAATAATGTGCCGAACTACGACTGCCATTTTCTATGGCAATATGTATTGCTCCATTCTACTCCTCATGTGCATCAGCATCAGTCGTTATGTGGCTATTGTTCATCCGTTCACCTACAAAAGTCTACCAAAGCGTACCTATGCAACACTAGTATGTGGCATTGTGTGGACAATTGTTTTCCTGTACATGCTGCCATTCTGCATAATGAAGCAAAGCTACTACTTGGAACAATTAAATATCTTTACCTGCCACGATGTACATAATGCCTGTGAAACTTTATCACCATTCCAATTCTACTACTTCATCTCTTTAGCAATCTTTGGATTTGTAATACCACTgaccattattattttttgttacatcTCAATTATTCAAACACTCAATACTTATGACCAGAAGTGGTTTTGGTATGTTAAAATAAGTCTCTTGATCCTTATGATTTTTGCCATTTGCTTCACACCAAGTAACATCATACTTATTGTCCATCATGTTAATTACTACTACAACAAAACAGATGGCTTGTATTTTTTCTATCTTATTGCTTTGTCTCTAAGCAGTTTAAACAGTTGCCTTGATCCATTCCTTTACTATCTGACATCCAAAATCAGAGAGCAATCCAATGTTTATCTCACAATGGTTAAAATATCCAGAGAAGAATGAGCTAAATTAAATgtccaacatttattattttgtgaCAGATATATACATGTCTGATAattcatcaaaataaaaaacacactCCTCAATTAACTATTGTTTTATAAATTCTAATTGgtcttttttaatgaaaaaagaaagaagcagTTCAAAAGCATCTTCTTAAGATTTACATGCTTCCAAATTTTATGTTAAAGGAGACTTCTAAAAATACAGctttgccaactcttgcaattttaccACAAGTTTTGGTGCTGTTCTTGAAACCACTGCTTCTGATTCAGGTGAGaacctgttttcatttttaaaaaaatataaagtttctagccctcactgCTATGGAGAAAGGCCCAAATAGGTGAACCCTAAAAGCTCCaacagcagaaggcaaataagacTCAAATGGTATTTTTAACCCAGTATCactatttttgaaaactttgggtTGGCTACCCTGAAAATACCTAATACCACTAACTTATGATCAATGTGTAGCAATGCGGATTTCTATCTTGCCCTCTATAGAAACACTTTCACTTTTGAAGTGCAGTACGAAGAAAAGCGACTTATAGGCTGCAACTGTGTGCGAACTGGGCCACAGGTGGCCCACAGGTTGAGGACCACTGTACTGGAGTAATGAAAATCAGGTACAGTCCAACCTAATACTTGCAAATCAGACACTTGCTTTTAACCTCCACATCTCTTACTTAAAAGGATGACAATTAAATTGTAGGTAACATCTGCTTATATGAACAGGAGCTcttctgggtggggggaggggcaagggcgGTGAGTATGCTGCATTTTATTGAACTTTGGTTTTGCCAATAAAaggccaaataaaataaaaaatggctgAAGAAACTGAATATAGTCTTCTCTGTTTAAAAAGAAGACAACTTAAAATCACATCTGTCTAAAAATGTTTACCTGCCACTGTTACAAGCAACACCTAAAATTACTGTAATTTATGAGACTGAGTACATTGCGTTCTCAAATacgtacctttttaaaaaaaggtttcacTCTTTCCTTTGCAGTAATTAGTGATTTGGGTTGCTTTTTTGAGAGTTTTTCCACAGagcaaaaggagagaaaaagcaCATTTAAAGTAGCAGAGAAAGGACttcaaaaagcaagaaaagaagatagggcttgtctacacttactgtggATCGATGCTGTGGCAATCGATCCACCGgggtgtcgatttagcgggtctagtgaagacccattTAATTGACTGCCGATCACTGTCCTGTCGACTCCAATAGTCCACCAGAATGAGAAAcataaggtaagttgatgggagagtttctcgtgtagacactgcaataagtcgaactaagctacgtcaactccagctatgttattcatgtagctagagttgtgtaacttaggttgacttaactccACAATGTAGATCTGCCCATAGAAGGGGGACAGTAGGTCAGCTGTAGTACTTGAAAATTACATTCAGTGCCTTTTTAAGATGACTAAATTTTAAGCTGAATACTCTAAAATTTCTTGTCCTGAACTACGAtgaagtttttaatcaaaatacccCCATAATTTATAAGAATTGGGACAAGTGAAAGGTTTACTTCAAAAGCCAATACAGCTTCCATAAAACATTAAGACCTGCCCTCATTGTAGTTACTGCAGATGGCCAGATAAGTATTTATATATGCTGCTATAAACTAAGTACCATGCAGAAAAAGCTCCCATAATTTAGCTTAGGAATGTACAGCATGATTGACATACAGTACTTGAGAATACATTTTAAACACTTTGCCAAAAGCTATAGTTAATCTTGTGTTCAATTACATTCTGAAAGCAGTTATGCTCATCTGTTTACAATCCCTAAAATTGATGCTAGCCAAGGCACAGCTTTATGTGGAAGCCCACATTTGTATCCCACTAAGATGGTTTAATCTAAGTAGCATATCAGGAAGACAATCAGCAAGCTGTAATATTatgacccaaaaaaaaaaaaaaaaaaagaatggtgTCAAAGCTAAAGGGATCATAAAGACCATAAAAAAACCAAGTTTACTTTTAAGCAATGTGAGGGTCCAGGAAGGAGTAATTTCCAGGAATTTCTTTTGAAAACTGTCAATGCTTCAACCCTCCCATTAGTGACAAAAGCCTCAGCTTTCCTTCTAGCTGTGAAATACCCATCCATCCCTAGTCCCCAAAACAAGAGGCCAGATCTCCTGCTCAGCTCAGATAACCGCTTTAGCACAATTATGGCATAAATACCACATTCTTAAATATCTGAAGTGACCATGACAGGATGAGATAAACTAAGAAACATCACGTGCACGATGACAAGCATGCACAACGGATTTTTTAAAACTAGCCCTAATAGATTTtatcctccccagctcccattcacACTAAAAGTTTCAGTGGGAGGTGGAATTACTTAGCACTCAGATAACATTTTAATTGGCATAGGAGAGAGACACCACAACCACTGCAAATAcggtggggaaaaaaacccatacaTTTAATAAACTGACAAGTATCAATGTGTCAATTGAGGTTCTACCTTGCATTTCTGCACTTTGGCATAGTGCAGAACATCTTGATAATGCCTTGCATTTGTTGGGTTCACATCCTGCAGTTTGACTGTAGGCAACAGCAGTGTTTCTAGAGTTTTCCCAGGATTGCCTTGGTCAATAGCTTCATTAATGTAGCTAATCGCAACAATTCCtaagaaaaaagggaaattaaCGTTTAAAGATGTAATAACAGAAAAAGCCCAATCACATATCAGGTTTATTAAAAAAAGGATAGTGTCATAAATGAATAAGTGTGAACATCAAGTTATGGTAAGCAGCAGCAAATTCTAAAATCTTTCTTCTCAGATATTGGCAGCTCATGCCAAGCCAGCAAGTGAAACCAGATTTTTCCTCCTCTGACAGCCAAATTGTTTAACTgaatctgatttaaaaacaaaacaaaacaaaaacaaaaacccatatccttttctaaaaaggaaaaatttcCGCATTTCGTTCTACAGTAGGATGACCCATGTACATATCTTCAAACAAACAGACTCAACACCCGAGTGTAAAGGTCTGGGCTTGTTTACATTGCAGTGCTCAAGTAATCATTCTGAAGTGATTTTCATGTCTGACCGTTCCAAATAATTTAACATATTAGTTTTCCTAATACACATACATATTCTGACCCCTGAACTTGTGGAGATTATTATCTTTTCAAGTCATCAACATCACCACTTTAATGTCATGGAACAATTTATCTGGAACATGCATCTAAGTCAAACCTGGCTGCCTAAAGGAAAAATACCTTGGTTTTGAAAACTGCTGCACACCCATAGCTCCCACAGAATAACTGACCTATGGggtggccagcagctctgagaaaagaaaaaaaaaattttaagtgtaTTTAGGTAGCTATCTTTAGCTAACTCAGTATAGAAATTGACCCTAGTTAACAGAAAGCACTGAAACACACTGTTCTGAGGGCTTTTCATAGAACCCCGTTACACCAAGTCTGACAGAGTATAAATTCTTGCGGATTGCTTTGCCATTACCTGTGACAGAGTGCATTCCAGTTGGTGGCTGCCTGGGATCTGTTGAGGTTTTTCCATAGTGTGTATGTAAAACTGAACTGGTGAGGTCATAGTCATGTGACCTCACAAGGCCTTACTCTCTTAGGAGGCTGGCTATTCTTCAGGTGGATGTAAGCTGGGTTTTTTATGACAACCATGGGTGTACCACCAGTGAAGAAAGGGAATTTCTGCGCACTGGGAAGCATGGCCTGATTTGGATGCAGCAAGTTTCAGAACGCTCTGTTGGTACTATGTACAGTTCCAGGCAGAGCTGCCCCCTGTCAGGCGGCAGTAGTAGAGCAATGCAATCTGAAAACAGCTACTATTCATTAGGACTAAAGTTGCTAACATGAGGCCCAAGTTTGAGACACTGAGCACCTCAAGTTTTATAGACTTAAAGCAGCACGGCATGTGCTTaacagcctgccccccccccccgacaccaaTCTGATTATGTAAAAAGGCAGACTATTTTAGTTACTGACAACCGCTCTGTTTGCCGAACACTACCCTTCTTTGCTGAAGTATACACATCACAGCTTGATGTTTTGTCAAAAAGACCATGCAGAAAAGCATTTGTTTAGCAGCAAAGGCGTTACACCATCCAAAACTCAATTCCCTGACACTTTTA is part of the Caretta caretta isolate rCarCar2 chromosome 5, rCarCar1.hap1, whole genome shotgun sequence genome and harbors:
- the F2RL2 gene encoding proteinase-activated receptor 3; translated protein: MKTLVLIITGLLSLSSSLQQRDSKHGENSSTSQDVPDIKTFHGMPQGTYDYIPPSDIEGWTKTVHNKERKCSSGKSNGSILKVSNTTMEYLSSSLSTKLVPATYILVVLLGVPSNAITLWMLFFRIRSVCTAIFYTNLAISDFLFCIILPFKIAYHLNGNNWIFGEIMCRTTTAIFYGNMYCSILLLMCISISRYVAIVHPFTYKSLPKRTYATLVCGIVWTIVFLYMLPFCIMKQSYYLEQLNIFTCHDVHNACETLSPFQFYYFISLAIFGFVIPLTIIIFCYISIIQTLNTYDQKWFWYVKISLLILMIFAICFTPSNIILIVHHVNYYYNKTDGLYFFYLIALSLSSLNSCLDPFLYYLTSKIREQSNVYLTMVKISREE